A genomic segment from Neobacillus sp. YX16 encodes:
- a CDS encoding DUF4395 domain-containing protein, which yields MSDKVRSIPRPLVKTNQWVIVISAVLTLVFGEGWFLIVPLLAGLSGIVFKYNPIMNIAKLFLKKKPEEYIPEDWEQQQFNQKIAVFCLGAAFIGFLLDWNAVGYVFTIMVATAAFVAILGFCIGCFIHYQWKMYQYKRAN from the coding sequence TTGTCCGATAAAGTACGTTCTATACCAAGACCTCTTGTGAAAACAAACCAATGGGTGATTGTTATTAGTGCCGTTTTAACGCTAGTTTTTGGTGAGGGTTGGTTTTTAATAGTCCCATTACTTGCAGGATTATCAGGAATTGTTTTTAAATATAATCCCATAATGAATATTGCAAAGCTTTTTCTAAAGAAAAAGCCAGAAGAGTATATCCCGGAGGACTGGGAGCAGCAGCAATTTAATCAAAAAATAGCTGTATTTTGTTTGGGGGCTGCGTTCATAGGTTTTCTGCTTGACTGGAATGCAGTGGGGTATGTGTTCACCATTATGGTTGCTACCGCGGCATTTGTAGCGATCCTCGGATTTTGTATAGGCTGTTTTATTCATTATCAGTGGAAAATGTATCAATATAAAAGAGCAAATTAA
- a CDS encoding MFS transporter, which yields MTGDQRKKITMLMINMFIAIGSFGIIIPILPAYLESINQGGTAAGLFIAIFAGAQFIFSPIAGKWTDQYGRRKMIIYGLAGLTLSMFIFYFSNSIWVLYASRAVGGIGCAMLVPAIFAYIADITTMDQRAKGNSLVSAAMSLGIVVGPGIGGFFAGFGLKFPILVSALVSLVSVLFSILLLKESKPASSGETSAILTDESMTRKIARSVKMPYFIPLIITLVMSFGLIAYESVIGLYLDNQFQSSAKDIAIMVTATGVVSVIVQLFVVDRIVNRYGERSVLNVFIAVAAAGFLFSLFASSYTLFFVISLFIFLSTSILRPVLNTLISKLAGNEQGFAMGMNNAYMSIGNVLGPTLAGLLYDVKITYPFILGFVLLIVTLFITFTWQKRSLKTKAVV from the coding sequence ATGACAGGAGATCAACGAAAAAAAATCACCATGTTGATGATCAACATGTTTATAGCAATAGGGAGTTTTGGTATCATCATTCCCATTTTACCAGCCTATTTGGAGTCCATTAATCAAGGCGGCACTGCCGCAGGCCTGTTCATTGCTATCTTTGCTGGAGCTCAGTTTATCTTTTCTCCAATTGCAGGTAAATGGACAGATCAATATGGACGCCGAAAGATGATTATTTATGGACTAGCAGGTCTTACTCTTTCGATGTTCATTTTTTACTTCTCTAATTCAATCTGGGTACTTTATGCCTCTCGTGCGGTTGGGGGAATTGGGTGCGCTATGCTTGTACCAGCAATTTTCGCTTATATCGCAGATATTACGACGATGGATCAACGCGCAAAAGGGAATAGCTTAGTATCAGCAGCGATGTCTCTTGGGATTGTTGTGGGTCCTGGAATTGGCGGTTTCTTTGCAGGCTTCGGATTGAAATTTCCTATCCTAGTATCCGCACTTGTCTCTCTTGTTTCCGTTTTATTTTCTATTCTCCTTTTAAAGGAAAGCAAACCAGCTTCATCTGGAGAAACTTCAGCAATACTGACGGATGAGTCAATGACTCGCAAAATTGCCCGCTCCGTAAAAATGCCATATTTTATCCCGCTAATAATTACTTTAGTGATGAGTTTCGGATTAATTGCCTACGAATCGGTTATAGGGTTATACCTTGATAATCAATTTCAATCATCCGCAAAGGATATTGCGATAATGGTTACAGCAACAGGAGTTGTCAGTGTTATCGTTCAGCTCTTTGTTGTTGATCGAATTGTGAATCGATACGGGGAACGATCTGTGTTGAATGTATTTATCGCTGTTGCCGCAGCTGGATTTCTATTTTCGCTGTTCGCATCCAGCTACACTTTATTCTTTGTCATTTCACTATTTATTTTCCTATCCACCTCAATTCTCCGTCCGGTGTTGAATACATTGATTTCTAAGCTTGCGGGGAACGAACAGGGTTTTGCAATGGGTATGAATAATGCGTATATGAGTATCGGTAACGTACTTGGACCGACATTAGCTGGATTGCTTTATGATGTCAAAATTACCTATCCATTTATCTTAGGATTTGTTTTATTAATCGTTACCTTATTCATTACCTTTACCTGGCAAAAACGTTCACTCAAAACAAAAGCAGTTGTATAG
- a CDS encoding nitrous oxide-stimulated promoter family protein, producing the protein MNRQLNTGPNILKEKEMVTKMIELYCRRKHQHRDDLCKECQNLKTYAHMRLSLCRFGEEKSACSNCSVHCYKQNYRLKMKSVMRYSGPWMLLYHPVYSVKHLLNKPNKQIKSVE; encoded by the coding sequence ATGAATAGGCAATTAAATACGGGTCCAAACATTCTAAAGGAAAAAGAAATGGTTACAAAGATGATTGAGTTATATTGTCGTAGAAAGCATCAACATCGGGATGATCTATGTAAAGAATGTCAGAATTTAAAAACCTATGCGCATATGAGGCTTTCACTATGTAGATTTGGAGAAGAAAAAAGTGCCTGCTCTAATTGTTCTGTACACTGTTATAAACAAAACTACCGGTTAAAAATGAAATCGGTCATGCGTTATTCAGGACCATGGATGCTGTTGTACCATCCGGTCTATTCCGTAAAGCATTTGCTCAATAAACCCAATAAACAAATAAAAAGTGTGGAATAG